One region of Gorilla gorilla gorilla isolate KB3781 chromosome 13, NHGRI_mGorGor1-v2.1_pri, whole genome shotgun sequence genomic DNA includes:
- the TNFSF15 gene encoding tumor necrosis factor ligand superfamily member 15 encodes MAEDLGLSFGETASVEMLPEHGSCRPKARSSSARWALTCCLVLLPFLAGLTTYLLVSQLRAQGEACVQFQALKGQEFAPSHQQVYAPLRADGDKPRAHLTVVRQTPTQHLKNQFPALHWEHELGLAFTKNRMNYTNKFLLIPESGDYFIYSQVTFRGMTSECSEIRQAGRPNKPDSITVVITKVTDSYPEPTQLLMGTKSVCEVGSNWFQPIYLGAMFSLQEGDKLMVNVSDISLVDYTKEDKTFFGAFLL; translated from the exons ATGGCCGAGGATCTGGGACTGAGCTTTGGGGAAACAGCCAGTGTGGAAATGCTGCCAGAGCACGGCAGCTGCAGGCCCAAGGCCAGGAGCAGCAGCGCACGCTGGGCCCTCACCTGCTGCCTGGTGTTGCTCCCCTTCCTTGCAGGACTCACCACATACCTGCTTGTCAGCCAGCTCCGGGCCCAGGGAGAGGCCTGTGTGCAGTTCCAG GCTCTAAAAGGACAGGAGTTTGCACCTTCACATCAGCAAGTTT ATGCACCTCTTAGAGCAGATGGAGATAAGCCAAGGGCACACCTGACAG TTGTGAGACAAACTCCCACACAGCACTTAAAAAATCAGTTCCCAGCTCTGCACTGGGAACATGAACTAGGCCTGGCCTTCACCAAGAACCGAATGAACTATACCAACAAATTCCTGCTGATCCCAGAGTCGGGAGACTACTTCATTTACTCCCAGGTCACATTCCGTGGGATGACCTCTGAGTGCAGTGAAATCAGACAAGCAGGCCGACCAAACAAGCCAGACTCCATCACTGTGGTCATCACCAAGGTAACAGACAGCTACCCTGAGCCAACCCAGCTCCTCATGGGGACCAAGTCTGTGTGCGAAGTAGGTAGCAACTGGTTCCAGCCCATCTACCTCGGAGCCATGTTCTCCTTGCAAGAAGGGGACAAGCTAATGGTGAACGTCAGTGACATCTCTTTGGTGGATTACACAAAAGAAGATAAAACCTTCTTTGGAGCCTTCTTACTATAG